The Enteractinococcus fodinae genome has a segment encoding these proteins:
- a CDS encoding universal stress protein, with protein MKPPTFRNLVIAYTATPTGRDALNLGIAMARTSGAHLNLVTVLPEDNVYSAVYPADRGHMPIIQAKVRAWLEEAQASLPPEINSSIHTVSNSSDAAGLLSAAEQLGGSAIVLGGQGAGLLQRYRLGSTATTLLHSSPVPVVLAPGGYQNQDKLSWLTAMFGARPGAEAVIQYALQAAQTFDLPLRLVSLLFLDKERTDFLPEGMHAADLIAQVEQFGNRQLADQAADMVARKLASTVVATGKDVHDAVDQLTWMDHELVIFGSSRLASQQHIFLGATAAKILRHIPSPMMIIPAETN; from the coding sequence GTGAAGCCTCCAACCTTCCGGAACCTGGTCATCGCCTACACCGCGACTCCCACGGGCCGCGATGCGCTGAACCTTGGGATTGCCATGGCCCGCACCTCGGGAGCACACCTCAATCTCGTGACGGTGTTACCCGAAGATAACGTGTATTCGGCGGTTTACCCGGCCGATCGCGGGCATATGCCCATCATCCAGGCGAAAGTTCGGGCTTGGTTAGAGGAAGCGCAAGCTTCCTTGCCGCCAGAGATCAATAGCAGTATTCACACTGTGAGTAACTCCTCGGATGCGGCGGGGTTGCTGTCGGCAGCCGAACAACTCGGTGGTTCGGCCATCGTTCTAGGTGGTCAAGGCGCAGGGTTACTGCAACGCTATCGGCTGGGATCAACAGCTACCACACTGCTGCATTCCAGCCCCGTCCCGGTGGTGCTGGCACCGGGTGGATATCAAAACCAAGACAAACTGTCATGGCTCACGGCGATGTTCGGGGCACGCCCCGGCGCTGAAGCTGTCATTCAGTATGCGCTGCAGGCCGCCCAGACTTTCGATTTGCCCTTGCGCCTCGTGTCCTTATTATTTCTCGATAAAGAGCGAACCGATTTCTTACCCGAAGGCATGCATGCGGCAGATCTCATTGCCCAAGTCGAACAGTTTGGCAACAGGCAATTAGCCGACCAAGCAGCGGACATGGTGGCGAGGAAGCTCGCCTCGACCGTCGTCGCCACCGGGAAAGATGTCCACGATGCAGTCGATCAGCTGACCTGGATGGATCACGAGCTGGTCATTTTCGGCTCCTCTCGGCTGGCGTCCCAACAGCACATATTTCTCGGCGCAACCGCTGCCAAAATTCTGCGACATATCCCCTCCCCCATGATGATCATCCCCGCGGAGACCAACTAG
- a CDS encoding flavin monoamine oxidase family protein — MFTSAENTPLIERDVVVIGAGPAGLMAAYTLKKAGKSVAVLEARNRVGGRTWSGKVQDDRGHEHFIEIGGQWISPDQTRLIELVEELGLATFSRYREGKNVYVSPDGTRHTYTGDQLPVAEETAAQIEKLIGLLDAKVAEMNVTQPWNMPDAEVLDSISFRDWLKQHSDDQEAIDNVSIYIASGMLTKPAHTFSALQAILMAASAGSFSNLVDEDFILDKRVVGGMQSVALKLAENLGNDVYLSSPVRQLNWATVDPQTADPLNQVLADVRNGVIDDGAPAEVTAYSDTVTVKAKNAVLAIPPNLYHRIQYVPALPREQMIAHQHISMGLVIKIHAVYETPFWRDKGLSGTGFGGGRMVQEVYDNTNYGPNLVDEHEGESPHGTLVSFVSDVHAETLWALPAAERKQCILEELATYLGDEALRPIAFYLSDMAAEEWTRGAYATSYDLGGLSRWGHLQNRPTGSIYYACSDIAAEGYQHVDGAIRQGENAAQRILARLQ; from the coding sequence TTGTTTACATCCGCTGAAAATACCCCCCTCATCGAGCGCGACGTTGTGGTCATCGGTGCGGGACCGGCTGGCCTCATGGCCGCCTACACCCTGAAAAAGGCCGGAAAATCGGTCGCCGTACTTGAAGCAAGAAATCGAGTGGGAGGTCGGACGTGGTCCGGCAAAGTTCAAGACGATCGCGGTCACGAGCACTTCATTGAAATCGGTGGTCAATGGATCTCGCCCGATCAGACCCGACTTATCGAACTCGTCGAAGAGCTGGGATTAGCCACCTTCTCGCGCTATCGGGAAGGCAAAAACGTATATGTTTCCCCGGATGGCACCCGCCATACTTACACCGGGGATCAACTACCGGTAGCCGAAGAAACTGCCGCCCAAATAGAAAAACTCATTGGCTTACTTGATGCGAAAGTCGCCGAAATGAACGTGACCCAACCCTGGAACATGCCAGACGCCGAGGTATTGGACAGCATCTCGTTCCGCGATTGGTTGAAACAACACTCTGATGATCAAGAAGCTATCGATAACGTTTCGATCTATATCGCCTCCGGCATGCTCACCAAACCTGCCCATACGTTCTCGGCACTTCAAGCGATCCTCATGGCAGCCTCAGCAGGTTCTTTCTCCAATCTTGTCGACGAAGACTTTATTCTCGATAAGCGCGTGGTCGGTGGCATGCAGTCGGTGGCCCTAAAGCTGGCGGAAAATCTCGGAAATGACGTGTATCTGTCTTCTCCGGTACGACAGCTGAACTGGGCCACCGTCGACCCCCAGACAGCAGATCCGCTCAACCAGGTGTTAGCTGACGTGCGCAACGGGGTAATAGATGATGGGGCTCCAGCAGAGGTCACCGCATACTCGGACACCGTGACCGTGAAGGCAAAAAACGCCGTCCTGGCTATTCCGCCGAACCTCTACCACCGTATTCAATACGTTCCCGCCCTACCGCGTGAACAAATGATTGCTCACCAGCACATCTCGATGGGTCTGGTCATCAAAATACACGCGGTGTACGAGACCCCATTCTGGCGTGACAAGGGCTTATCCGGCACCGGGTTTGGAGGCGGGCGTATGGTGCAAGAAGTATATGACAACACCAACTACGGCCCGAACCTGGTCGACGAGCACGAGGGGGAAAGCCCCCACGGTACACTGGTGAGCTTTGTTTCCGATGTGCATGCCGAGACGCTTTGGGCCCTTCCGGCTGCAGAACGCAAGCAATGCATTCTCGAAGAGCTCGCAACGTATCTGGGAGACGAAGCGCTGCGGCCAATCGCGTTTTATCTTTCTGATATGGCAGCTGAAGAATGGACTCGGGGCGCCTATGCCACAAGTTATGACCTCGGTGGGTTGAGTCGCTGGGGGCATCTACAGAACCGCCCAACCGGTTCAATCTATTATGCCTGTTCCGATATCGCAGCCGAAGGATACCAACACGTCGACGGCGCGATCCGGCAAGGCGAAAATGCCGCCCAACGCATCCTTGCGAGACTGCAGTGA
- a CDS encoding TetR/AcrR family transcriptional regulator: MKSEKRTAGRPVQPVLSRELIGAEALELVTARGLEHLTMTKLAKRLKVAASALYNHVTNKADIVLLIQDALVSRVSLDGMQQLIDQQTTLEAALKDWASSYRAVFAEYPSLIPTIAVTPVSEAPKTLHMYNTVSQALASAGLPDSEVINVIVAFESFLFGSALDVDAPSTIFDTAEVTEDSEWLERVVTASKEESHVDLPAAASPARNQYADPPFYFGLDALIRHTKSLIDPEG; encoded by the coding sequence TTGAAGAGTGAAAAACGAACCGCAGGTCGACCTGTCCAGCCCGTCCTGAGCCGGGAATTAATTGGCGCTGAGGCGCTTGAACTCGTCACGGCTCGGGGGCTCGAGCATCTGACGATGACGAAACTGGCCAAGCGACTCAAAGTCGCGGCTTCAGCGCTCTATAACCATGTGACGAATAAAGCGGATATCGTGTTGTTGATTCAAGATGCGCTGGTTTCCCGAGTGTCCTTAGATGGTATGCAGCAACTCATTGATCAACAAACGACACTTGAGGCCGCCCTCAAGGATTGGGCGTCCTCATATCGGGCGGTATTTGCGGAGTACCCCTCGCTCATCCCGACGATTGCGGTCACCCCAGTTTCCGAAGCTCCCAAGACCCTCCACATGTACAACACGGTCTCGCAGGCCCTTGCTAGTGCGGGCCTGCCTGATTCAGAAGTCATCAACGTGATTGTGGCATTTGAGTCGTTCCTTTTCGGCTCAGCCCTCGATGTGGATGCACCCTCAACGATTTTCGATACCGCGGAGGTAACGGAAGATAGCGAGTGGTTGGAACGCGTCGTGACCGCTTCGAAGGAAGAATCGCACGTTGATCTACCCGCCGCTGCTAGCCCTGCTCGGAATCAATATGCAGATCCCCCATTTTATTTCGGGCTCGATGCATTGATCCGTCATACGAAGTCTTTGATCGATCCAGAGGGGTAG
- a CDS encoding dihydrolipoamide acetyltransferase family protein → MTRQVFELPDLGEGLTEAELVNWLVAEGDEIVVDQAVAEVETAKALVEVPSPYGGTVLTLHGQPGDTLIVGSPLITIGDPADEASQPSEQAGALDYREEERAGITAAEEPADGASGNVLIGYGTTGGTSSRRTRTSKRLATASQNGSKQPTPSTTAPRVISPLVRQLAKRHGIDIGQLTGSGPQGIILRADVQAAIDATGASASKETVSASVVEEPTPITQERHDSRSGLAITERIPIKGVRKMVAEQMVRSRSQIPEATAWLDVDVTELVELRAQLKHENPETAPSLLGLIARFTTAALRRYPVMNSRIMDSEDGQEIVYFDGLNLGLAAQTDRGLVVPAVEHAERLSARELTSEINSLVEKARRGECTPAELTRGTFTLNNYGVFGTDGAAAIINAPEVAILGVGRIIDRPWVVDGELAVRKVTELTLSFDHRVTDGGTASAFLTAVAAAMQHPVSALADL, encoded by the coding sequence ATGACCCGTCAGGTATTTGAACTCCCCGATCTCGGTGAGGGCCTCACCGAAGCTGAACTCGTCAACTGGCTGGTCGCAGAAGGCGACGAAATCGTCGTGGACCAAGCGGTGGCCGAAGTCGAAACGGCCAAAGCGCTCGTCGAAGTCCCCTCCCCCTACGGCGGGACGGTGCTGACCCTGCACGGCCAACCCGGTGACACGCTCATCGTCGGATCTCCGCTTATCACCATTGGCGACCCAGCCGACGAGGCATCCCAGCCCAGTGAACAAGCCGGAGCGTTAGATTATCGCGAAGAAGAACGAGCCGGCATTACCGCGGCGGAAGAACCCGCTGATGGCGCTTCGGGCAATGTCCTAATCGGCTATGGCACCACGGGCGGGACCAGCTCGCGTCGGACACGCACTTCGAAGCGCTTGGCCACCGCATCCCAGAACGGTTCGAAGCAACCTACCCCCAGCACGACAGCCCCGCGGGTTATCTCGCCGTTGGTCCGCCAGCTGGCCAAACGGCACGGCATCGACATCGGTCAGTTGACCGGCAGCGGCCCCCAGGGGATCATCCTCCGAGCTGATGTCCAGGCCGCCATCGACGCGACTGGCGCAAGCGCTTCTAAGGAAACCGTCTCGGCTTCCGTGGTCGAAGAGCCAACTCCTATCACCCAAGAACGACACGACTCCCGCTCCGGGCTGGCGATTACCGAACGTATCCCGATCAAAGGGGTCCGCAAGATGGTCGCCGAGCAAATGGTGCGCTCGCGGTCGCAGATCCCCGAGGCAACCGCGTGGCTTGATGTGGATGTCACCGAACTCGTCGAGCTCCGTGCGCAGTTGAAGCATGAAAACCCAGAGACCGCACCCAGTCTGCTCGGGCTCATCGCTCGGTTCACCACCGCAGCCCTTCGACGCTATCCGGTGATGAACTCGCGCATCATGGACTCCGAGGATGGTCAAGAGATCGTCTACTTCGACGGGCTCAACCTGGGGTTGGCCGCCCAGACTGACCGTGGCCTGGTGGTCCCTGCGGTTGAGCACGCCGAACGACTCTCTGCCCGTGAGCTGACCAGCGAAATCAACAGTCTGGTTGAGAAAGCACGGCGTGGTGAGTGCACCCCCGCCGAACTGACCCGTGGGACGTTCACGTTGAATAACTACGGGGTTTTTGGCACCGATGGTGCGGCCGCAATCATTAATGCTCCCGAGGTCGCCATCCTCGGGGTCGGCCGAATCATAGATCGGCCCTGGGTCGTCGACGGTGAACTAGCCGTTCGTAAAGTCACCGAGTTGACCCTGTCCTTTGACCACCGGGTGACCGACGGTGGTACCGCCTCAGCGTTTTTGACGGCGGTAGCAGCTGCGATGCAGCATCCGGTCTCAGCACTGGCAGATCTCTAG
- a CDS encoding alpha-ketoacid dehydrogenase subunit beta — translation MSKEKSSLTLAAALNAALADEMSHDDMVVVFGEDVGTLGGVFRITEGLSQQFGDHRCFDTPLAESGIAGTAIGMALGGARPVIEMQFDAFAYPAFQQLMSHLAKMRNRTRGHASLPVTVRIPYGGGIGGVEHHADSSESYYAHTPGLKVYTPATVEDAYLMLRYAIRLDDPVIFMEPKKLYWTKADVSLEELRHEFDRRWAQVETQRDHGEPYARANVARTGEDVTLVSYGPSVVTCLAAAEAAADEGISVEVVDLRSINPLDEETIIDSVTKTGRAVVVAEAQGFASVASELTARIQQRCFHSLAAPVLRVTGFDIPFPPPMLEKYHLPSVDRIMDTIDDLQWDDTPVDYSPRVAVGGRS, via the coding sequence ATGAGTAAGGAAAAATCGTCACTCACCCTAGCGGCTGCACTCAATGCGGCCCTGGCCGATGAAATGTCCCACGACGACATGGTCGTGGTCTTTGGCGAAGACGTCGGTACCCTGGGCGGGGTCTTTCGGATTACCGAAGGCCTCAGCCAGCAGTTTGGCGACCACCGGTGCTTCGACACACCGCTGGCCGAATCCGGCATCGCCGGCACTGCCATCGGCATGGCCCTTGGCGGGGCGCGCCCCGTGATTGAAATGCAGTTCGATGCCTTTGCCTATCCGGCATTCCAACAACTAATGAGCCACTTGGCCAAGATGCGCAACCGTACCAGGGGTCATGCTTCGTTGCCGGTGACCGTTCGCATTCCCTATGGCGGCGGTATTGGCGGGGTCGAACACCACGCCGATTCTTCTGAGTCCTACTATGCCCATACGCCGGGCCTGAAGGTCTACACCCCGGCCACGGTAGAGGACGCATACCTCATGCTGCGCTATGCGATCCGCTTGGATGACCCCGTCATCTTTATGGAGCCCAAGAAACTGTATTGGACTAAGGCTGATGTCTCGCTCGAGGAGTTACGCCACGAGTTCGATCGCCGCTGGGCTCAGGTGGAAACCCAGCGCGACCACGGCGAACCCTACGCACGAGCCAATGTGGCACGCACCGGCGAAGACGTCACCCTGGTCTCGTATGGACCATCCGTCGTGACGTGCCTTGCCGCCGCCGAAGCCGCGGCCGATGAAGGCATCAGTGTGGAAGTCGTGGACCTGCGCAGCATCAACCCGTTGGATGAGGAGACTATTATCGACTCGGTCACCAAAACCGGTCGGGCCGTGGTCGTGGCCGAAGCCCAGGGATTTGCTTCCGTCGCGTCGGAGCTGACCGCTCGGATTCAGCAGCGTTGTTTTCATTCCCTTGCCGCTCCGGTCCTGCGCGTCACCGGTTTCGACATCCCGTTCCCGCCCCCGATGCTCGAGAAATACCACCTGCCCAGCGTCGACCGGATTATGGACACCATTGATGACCTGCAGTGGGACGATACACCCGTAGACTACAGCCCCCGCGTTGCAGTAGGAGGACGGTCATGA